The following coding sequences are from one Neurospora crassa OR74A linkage group I, whole genome shotgun sequence window:
- the nuo20.9 gene encoding NADH:ubiquinone oxidoreductase 20.9kD subunit has product MSSTSSPTYTISKTLNTNYPLIDNDPHFRRVIGYARPSDYVHGTVAGAAGPGLLYLMEKMAPSGVGKGGFPKAMRLATAVGFFGGFLYFYQRSILRFYGMSENAREVQMDMREMVDKVKAGQPLYGVSTLPVDVQGMAARQSRYSALFFAVLPWFNFVNHNQHGVDTAKYYQQAERELEAERLGKGSSS; this is encoded by the exons ATGTCCAGCACTTCATCCCCGACGTACACGATCAGCAAGACACTCAATACCAATTATCCA CTTATCGACAATGACCC GCACTTCCGCCGTGTAATCGGCTACGCTCGCCCGTCCGATTATGTTCACGGCACCGTTGCGGGGGCTGCCGGTCCCGGCCTTCTATATctgatggagaagatggcaCCATCAGGTGTTGGAAAGGGTGGCTTTCCCAAGGCGATGCGACTGGCGACCGCCGTGGGTTTCTTCGGCGGCTTTCTCTACTTTTACCAACGATCCATCC TCCGTTTCTATGGCATGAGCGAGAACGCCCGCGAGGTACAGATGGACATGCGTGAGATGGTTGACAAGGTCAAGGCTGGTCAGCCACTTTACGGTGTCAGTACCCTGCCTGTCGATGTTCAAGGCATGGCTGCTCGTCAGTCGAGATACTCGGCCCTTTTCTTCGCTGTCCTCCCCTGGTTCAACTTTGTGAACCACAACCAGCATGGTGTCGACACAGCCAAGTACTACCAGCAGGCCGAGAGGGAGTTGGAGGCTGAGCGCTTGGGCAAGGGAAGCTCGTCGTAA
- a CDS encoding chromosome segregation in meiosis protein 3 codes for MPAQDNDNNTSAFVNEFLAGWDDDDPFRSPSPETAGTNKTNNKKRKEPDTLGIDKEIDVTKKARVPRVKLDDARLLSDKGIPKLRKTASKLKLKGKGHEFSDAARLLSFYQEWLDDLFPKATFVDALAMCEKAGHKTTLRNARLKWIAEGKPRSTTAEEEEDRDREGQPSASAEPTRMAPIFEKATGAKSKTPTLDNNLFGDDDIYNATPRRNQPTAAPGDIPDDDELDALMAEAESGAAPGASKATNNGAASDSIFGGGAINRRPRPSEVPDDDDLDALMAEAESYRPSTTNHGSIFGNGSASGGGKDKPAMAAPPQEDDDDLDALMAEAEMHASLATKTTGKESTSRERTSEQDGGKDAQNYDEDDLDAWMAEAEAYTKTTSIQVAQPKDTDDDWEAEAAMAEMHGF; via the exons ATGCCAGCTCAAGataacgacaacaacaccagcgcATTCGTCAACGAATTCCTTGCGGGctgggatgatgacgaccCCTTCCGTTCCCCAAGCCCAGAGACGGCTGGAACGAACAAAACAAATAACAAGAAGCGCAAAGAGCCAGATACCCTGGGTATTGACAAGGAAATTGATGTCACCAAGAAGGCCAGGGTTCCGCGTGTGAAGCTGGATGATGCCAGACTATTATCCGACAAGGGCATTCCAAAGTTGCGAAAGACCGCATcgaagttgaagttgaaagGAAAAGGCCATGAA TTTTCAGATGCCGCTCGTCTGCTCTCCTTCTACCAGGAATGGCTCGACGACCTCTTCCCGAAAGCTACTTTCGTAGACGCCCTTGCTATGTGTGAAAAGGCCGGGCACAAAACTACCCTACGCAATGCACGACTAAAGTGGATCGCCGAAGGGAAACCCAGGTCAACAACagctgaagaggaagaggatagaGACCGCGAAGGACAGCCATCTGCTTCTGCAGAACCCACCAGGATGGCGCCCATATTCGAGAAGGCGACAGGGGCTAAATCAAAGACACCAACACTCGATAATAACTTATTCGGAGACGACGACATTTACAATGCGACACCGAGACGAAATCAACCAACAGCGGCACCTGGAGACATACCCGATGATGACGAGTTGGACGCACTTATGGCCGAAGCAGAGTCTGGGGCCGCTCCGGGGGCCAGCAAAGCAACAAACAATGGGGCTGCTTCCGACAGTATATTTGGTGGCGGGGCTATCAACAGGCGCCCACGGCCATCCGAAGTACCAGATGACGATGACCTGGATGCATTGATGGCGGAAGCTGAGTCATATCGGCCGTCCACCACAAACCATGGCAGCATCTTTGGAAACGGTAGCGCTTCTGGAGGTGGTAAAGATAAGCCAGCCATGGCCGCACCACCAcaagaggatgatgacgacctAGATGCCCTGATGGCCGAAGCAGAGATGCACGCGTCTCTCGCTACAAAAACGACGGGAAAAGAGTCCACCAGTAGGGAACGAACCAGTGAGCAGGATGGAGGCAAAGATGCACAAAAttatgatgaggatgatctGGATGCGTGGATGGCTGAAGCTGAAGCATATACCAAGACCACGAGCATTCAGGTTGCTCAACCCAAGGATACGGATGATGATTGGGAAGCAGAGGCTGCGATGGCCGAAATGCATGGGTTCTGA
- a CDS encoding DEAD/DEAH box RNA helicase translates to MAYDLNEAMAKLHFDDDAENGDGTTSFDPIDDILFERIPPSELRHGEATDPEAHRVELEKKYLTPSTTFSTEWLNRLQQRWDTPVDHSLLFRIAPTQTRTVTRFQRHGLEGRVTGYRNVTVPASHATAKTSTSMMRKPASKSEFVRGGAGFFPFAPGGLDGIESAAALEDQLRKDAASDEGESKKKLERVITLAEGGLLEVAPGMSRGIDMSKRKKTADAESEKQAKEVEDVLGQEPEDAPDGEGERDEVNGVKREESEDNQDDLEDIDAILPVEFPALEPRGTLAASSARKAGREWAHMVDIRREIPNFRELVPDMAREWPFELDTFQKEAVYHLENGDSVFVAAHTSAGKTVVAEYAIALAAKHMTKAIYTSPIKALSNQKFRDFRQTFDEVGILTGDVQINPEASCLIMTTEILRSMLYRGADLIRDVEFVIFDEVHYVNDYERGVVWEEVIIMLPEHVSLILLSATVPNTYEFASWVGRTKQKDIYVISTPKRPVPLEHYLWAGKKIHKIVDSEKKFIETGWKEANLAIQGKDKPPKAIEASTGPARGGGNQRGRGGAQRGANQPRGGARGGGQQRGRGGPPRASHTPGHMGRTGRPGGFTSAAQDKNLWVHLVQFLKKDNLLPACIFVFSKKRCEENADALSNQDFCTAQEKSHIHMIIERSIARLKPEDRVLPQIIRLRELLSRGIAVHHGGLLPIVKEMVEILFAETLVKVLFATETFAMGLNLPTRTVVFSGYRKHDGHQFRNLLPGEYTQMAGRAGRRGLDTVGSVIIVPPGGDEAPPVTDLRQMILGEPSKLRSQFRLTYNMILNLLRVEALKIEEMIKRSFSEHATQQLLPEHEKAVKLSEADLAKIKRDSCPICDVHMDECHQAGEDFKVATEELYRALLAIPVGRKLFTPGRLIVYMKEGVRTPGILLAEGPSKAGTAANPTLHVLEIKTGRDLRNDTDLLPFTPTLAKWFTPLPAHKKNIYTKTVHIPLSDVVCLTKHITKSIVPELFDGGDGYTKAKEALHQICKSWSAPIWDEMDLSRIKSLSIHEIITRRRDAEIKCTKSSAVDCDLFLKHYAMCHDQWLIKTKIDELRQSLSNQNLQLLPDYEQRIQVLKDLSFIDDASRIQLKGKVACEIHSGDELVLTELILENVLADYEPAEIAALLSAFVFQEKTDMVPNLTSNLERGQKTIIELSEKVNAVQTLHQVILSSDEGSDFASKPRFGLMEVVYEWARGMSFKNITNLTDVLEGTIVRTISRLDETCREVKNAARIIGDPELYQKMATTQELIKRDITAVASLYM, encoded by the coding sequence ATGGCGTACGACCTCAACGAAGCCATGGCGAAGCTGCATTTCGACGACGATGCCGAGAATGGCGATGGCACTACCTCCTTTGATCCCATCGACGACATCCTCTTCGAACGGATCCCACCGAGCGAGCTGCGACACGGCGAAGCCACCGACCCCGAAGCGCACCGCGTCGAACTTGAGAAGAAGTACTTGACGCCATCCACGACTTTCTCGACAGAATGGCTGAACCGCCTCCAGCAACGCTGGGACACACCCGTCGACCACTCCCTGCTCTTCCGCATCGCTCCCACACAAACACGTACCGTCACTCGCTTCCAGCGTCATGGCCTCGAGGGTCGCGTTACCGGATATCGCAACGTCACCGTGCCAGCCTCGCATGCCACTGCCAAGACGAGTACATCCATGATGCGAAAGCCAGCCAGCAAGTCCGAGTTTGTGCGCGGCGGGGCTGGCTTCTTTCCCTTCGCCCCAGGTGGTCTAGACGGTATCGAGTCTGCTGCCGCATTAGAGGATCAACTAAGAAAGGACGCCGCATCGGACGAAGGAGAGAGCAAAAAGAAGCTGGAAAGAGTCATCACTCTCGCTGAGGGTGGTCTTCTTGAAGTCGCACCAGGAATGTCGCGCGGTATCGACATGagcaagagaaagaagacagCAGATGCGGAGAGCGAAAAACAGGCCAAGGAAGTAGAGGATGTTCTTGGTCAAGAGCCCGAGGACGCTCCCGACGGCGAGGGCGAGAGGGACGAGGTCAACGGTGTCAAGAGGGAAGAGAGTGAAGATAACCAAGACGACTTGGAAGATATCGACGCCATATTGCCTGTCGAATTTCCTGCCCTCGAGCCTCGTGGCACATTGGCCGCGTCCAGCGCTAGAAAAGCTGGTCGGGAGTGGGCACACATGGTCGACATTAGGCGGGAGATACCCAACTTTAGGGAGTTGGTACCCGACATGGCAAGGGAGTGGCCTTTCGAGCTGGATACGTTCCAGAAGGAGGCCGTTTATCACCTTGAAAATGGCGATTCGGTATTCGTTGCGGCACACACATCAGCCGGAAAGACGGTGGTCGCCGAGTACGCTATCGCACTGGCTGCTAAGCACATGACCAAAGCTATCTACACATCCCCTATTAAGGCGCTGAGTAACCAAAAGTTCAGAGACTTCAGGCAGACCTTTGACGAGGTTGGTATTTTGACCGGCGATGTGCAGATCAACCCCGAAGCCAGTTGCCTAATTATGACGACGGAAATTCTTCGGAGTATGCTCTACCGCGGAGCGGATCTCATTCGCGATGTAGAGTTTGTCATCTTCGACGAGGTACACTATGTAAACGACTACGAACGTGGAGTAGTCTGGGAAGAGGTTATCATCATGCTGCCTGAGCACGTTTCGCTCATCTTACTGTCTGCGACGGTCCCCAATACTTACGAGTTCGCCTCTTGGGTGGGTCGGACGAAGCAAAAGGACATCTATGTCATCTCGACGCCCAAGAGACCTGTTCCCTTGGAACACTACCTTTGGGCGGGCAAAAAGATCCACAAGATTGTAGACTCGGAGAAGAAGTTCATCGAGACCGGCTGGAAGGAGGCCAATCTTGCTATACAAGGCAAGGACAAGCCGCCCAAAGCCATCGAGGCCTCAACAGGACCAGCGCGGGGTGGTGGCAACCAAAGAGGTCGTGGGGGTGCGCAAAGGGGCGCGAATCAACCACGAGGAGGTGCGAGAGGAGGTGGCCAGCAACGTGGAAGGGGTGGCCCACCACGTGCAAGCCACACTCCCGGACATATGGGCCGGACAGGTCGGCCAGGAGGCTTTACGTCTGCTGCTCAGGACAAGAACCTGTGGGTCCATCTTGTGCAGTTCTTGAAGAAAGATAATTTGCTGCCGGCTtgcatcttcgtcttctccaaGAAGAGATGTGAAGAGAACGCCGATGCACTCAGCAACCAAGACTTTTGTACTGCGCAGGAGAAGAGCCACATTCATATGATCATTGAAAGGTCGATTGCTCGGTTGAAGCCCGAAGACCGAGTGTTGCCGCAGATCATTCGGCTGCGCGAGCTTCTGTCAAGAGGTATTGCTGTTCATCACGGTGGCTTGTTACCCATTGTGAAGGAGATGGTTGAGATCTTGTTTGCGGAGACTCTGGTCAAGGTTCTCTTTGCCACTGAGACCTTTGCAATGGGCTTGAACCTGCCGACCAGGACGGTCGTCTTTTCTGGCTATAGAAAGCATGATGGTCACCAGTTCCGCAACCTCCTGCCTGGCGAGTACACTCAGATGGCCGGTCGTGCTGGAAGACGTGGTCTCGATACAGTCGGCTCTGTCATCATTGTACCGCCTGGCGGAGACGAGGCCCCGCCGGTTACCGATCTCAGGCAAATGATCCTTGGCGAGCCGAGCAAGCTTCGTTCGCAGTTCCGTCTGACTTACAACATGATTCTCAATCTTCTCCGTGTTGAAGCGCTAAAGATAGAGGAGATGATTAAGCGTTCCTTCTCAGAGCATGCTACTCAGCAACTTCTTCCGGAGCATGAAAAGGCAGTCAAGCTTTCCGAAGCCGATCTGGCTAAAATCAAGAGGGACTCGTGCCCTATCTGCGACGTTCACATGGATGAGTGCCATCAAGCAGGAGAGGATTTCAAGGTAGCCACAGAGGAGCTTTATCGCGCCCTACTGGCCATTCCGGTCGGGCGTAAGCTGTTCACACCTGGTCGACTTATCGTTTATATGAAGGAGGGCGTTAGAACCCCTGGAATCCTCCTTGCTGAGGGACCAAGCAAGGCGGGCACCGCTGCTAACCCGACACTGCATGTTCTTGAGATCAAGACCGGCAGGGACCTTCGCAACGATACCGATCTCCTGCCATTCACCCCGACTCTGGCCAAATGGTTCACTCCCTTGCCCGCACACAAGAAAAACATCTACACCAAGACCGTTCACATTCCTCTCAGCGACGTCGTTTGTCTCACTAAGCATATCACCAAGAGCATTGTTCCCGAACTCTTTGACGGTGGCGATGGTTACACCAAAGCGAAGGAAGCACTCCACCAGATTTGTAAATCCTGGTCCGCGCCCATTTGGGATGAGATGGACCTCAGCCGCATCAAATCCCTCTCTATCCATGAGATCATCACGCGCCGGCGCGACGCCGAAATCAAGTGCACAAAGTCCTCCGCCGTCGACTGCGATCTCTTCCTCAAGCACTACGCCATGTGCCACGACCAGTGGCTGatcaagaccaagatcgACGAGCTGCGCCAGTCCCTCTCCAACCAAAACCTACAGCTCCTCCCGGACTACGAACAGCGCATCCAAGTCCTCAAGGACCTCTCCTTCATCGACGACGCCAGCCGCATTCAGCTCAAGGGCAAAGTCGCCTGCGAGATCCACTCAGGCGACGAGCTCGTTCTCACAGAGTTGATCCTCGAAAACGTCCTCGCCGATTACGAGCCCGCCGAGATCGCCGCTTTGCTCTCCGCCTTTGTCTTCCAGGAGAAGACAGACATGGTCCCCAACTTGACGTCTAACCTCGAGCGCGGGCAAAAGACTATCATCGAGCTGTCAGAAAAAGTCAACGCCGTGCAGACGCTGCACCAGGTGATCCTGTCATCGGATGAAGGGTCCGATTTCGCAAGCAAGCCCCGGTTCGGGCTGATGGAGGTCGTGTACGAGTGGGCCAGAGGCATGAGCTTCAAGAATATCACGAATCTGACGGACGTGCTGGAGGGCACCATTGTCAGGACCATTTCGCGTCTGGATGAGACGTGTAGGGAGGTGAAGAATGCGGCGAGAATCATTGGTGATCCAGAGCTGTATCAGAAGATGGCGACGACACAGGAGTTGATCAAGAGGGATATCACGGCTGTGGCTAGTTTGTACATGTAA
- a CDS encoding transcriptional activator hac1 produces the protein MDSWAAHSPSPANLKFENPAESLLATPGEIFPEVFGSDRATSATPSLDVMSPVSLADDVDLTALATLTVPQIPPRSTPASTPAPETEKKPVKKRKSWGQVLPEPKTNLPPRKRAKTEDEKEQRRVERVLRNRRAAQSSRERKRLEVEGLERRNKELETLLMQAQQINQTLLQALRENGVAPTIATRPASFDGLNPTPVTFSQELFSSQDGHNLSKHDSSLEQLFPTIKTEETVNPASLSPVLNPLPEMEEDGEKEQSTAAQPVADATSTATVDTSPDATQHPAVVLCDDLQCRSAEVPRSKCLAVSQQSQPPSLDPLSLLLLSASAISWMISFSQRPLMLIATSMKRNFSLPPAPAILMSIVWLVTTPKPSTSRQTPRTSSTNSSTPTSQMPQTATSSSRSNNPDSAQPRTRQSTTLRIRTLRKILTSSPILARPLMDATMEVLRWVVSEGRTVPQVLGEDGSAAATANGKEQRAQPRTGLLAFWPKGAMLPSKEVLLTLMWVLRVEERKMRVRAELRGSSSKLCGSTGVPSLTIHTPTTTDNNKLQQQYKLKVIPKRKLKAGPCGFLKPHLDTERRRMS, from the exons ATGGATTCCTGGGCCGCCCACTCTCCCTCGCCGGCCAACCTCAAATTCGAGAACCCGGCCGAGTCTCTCCTCGCCACTCCTGGCGAGATCTTTCCCGAAGTCTTCGGCTCTGACCGCGCGACATCAGCAACCCCATCGCTCGACGTCATGTCACCGGTTTCCTTGGCAGACGACGTCGACCTCACGGCTCTTGCTACTCTCACAGTTCCTCAGATCCCGCCACGCTCGACGCCCGCTTCGACACCGGCGCCAGAGACTGAGAAGAAGCCtgtcaagaagaggaagtcgTGGGGTCAAGTCCTGCCAGAGCCCAAGACTAACCTCCCACCAAG GAAACGTGCCAAGACCGAAGACGAGAAGGAACAACGTCGCGTCGAACGCGTTCTCCGCAACCGCAGAGCCGCCCAGTCTTCACGAGAGCGCAAGAGGCTCGAAGTCGAGGGTTTGGAACGACGCAACAAGGAGCTTGAGACCCTCCTCATGCAAGCTCAACAGATCAACCAGACTCTCCTCCAGGCACTCCGTGAAAACGGTGTTGCTCCTACGATTGCCACACGACCGGCATCCTTCGATGGTCTCAACCCTACCCCAGTCACCTTCTCACAAGAGCTCTTCAGCTCACAAGATGGCCACAACTTGTCAAAGCACGACTCCTCTCTCGAGCAACTGTTCCCTACAATCAAGACTGAAGAGACCGTCAACCCAgcttctctttctcccgTATTGAACCCTCTCCctgagatggaggaggatggcgagaAGGAGCAATCGACGGCTGCCCAACCTGTTGCGGATGCTACCTCCACTGCGACTGTGGACACTTCCCCCGATGCGACACAACATCCTGCTGTGGTGTTGTGTGATGACCTGCAGTGTCGGTCGGCGGAAGTGCCACGCTCCAAGTGCCTGGCAGTGTCCCAGCAGTCTCAGCCCCCGTCGCTGGatcctctctctctgctGCTCCTCTCGGCCTCGGCAATTTCATGGATGATCTCGTTCTCTCAAAGACCTTTGATGCTGATCGCTACATCTATGAAACGGAatttttctcttcccccaGCCCCAGCAATTTTGATGAGTATAGTATGGCTGGTGACGACACCGAAACCCTCCACTTCCCGGCAAACCCCGAGAACTTCTTCGACGAATTCATCAACCCCGACGTCTCAAATGCCGCAAACAGCAacgagcagcagccgcagcaacAATCCGGATTCTGCGCAACCACGAACGCGTCAGTCCACAACCTTACGTATCCGAACGCTTCGGAAGATCCTTACCAGCAGCCCCATACTGGCGCGTCCCTTAATGGATGCGACGATGGAGGTATTGCGGTGGGTTGTATCTGAAGGGCGCACGGTGCCACAGGTTTTGGGAGAGGACGGTTCGGCGGCTGCGACAGCTAACGGAAAGGAGCAGCGAGCGCAGCCACGTACTGGATTGCTGGCATTTTGGCCCAAGGGTGCCATGTTGCCATCGAAGGAAGTTCTACTCACCTTGATGTGGGTTCTGAGAGTGGAAGAGCGGAAGATGAGGGTCCGCGCAGAACTCAGGGGCTCCTCCTCGAAACTCTGTGGGTCAACCGGCGTCCCGTCATTGACGATACACACACCAACCACGACTGATAATAACAAACTTCAACAACAATACAAGTTGAAGGTAATACCAAAACGGAAGCTGAAGGCTGGGCCTTGTGGCTTCCTCAAACCTCACCTCGACACAGAGCGTCGAAGGATGTCTTGa
- a CDS encoding choline dehydrogenase translates to MSPLPEEFDIILANLDHNLKVLLIEAGESNLNNSWIFRPGIFPRNMKLDSKTATFYESKPSKWLGGRGAIVPAAHVLGGGSSINFMMYTRASASDYDDFQAKGWTTKELLPLMKKHETYQRASHNRDIHGSEGPIKVSFGNYTYPIKDDFLRAAESQGIPVVDDLQDLKTAHGAEQWLKWINRDTGRRSDSAHAYVHATRAVHSNLYLACNTKVDKVIIENGRAVAVRTVPTKPMGNDRGVRVFRARRQIVVSSGTMSSPLILQRSGIGSPEKLRQAGVKPIVDLPGVGLNFQDHYLTFSVYRAKPGTETFDDFARGDPEVQKRVFDEWNIKGTGPLATNGVEAGVKIRPTEKELKEFEKWPTPHFKSGWETYFKSKPDKPVMHYSLIAGWFGDHMLMPPGNFFTMFHFLEYPFSRGSTHIRSADPYEVPDFDAGFMNDERDMVPMVWRYIKSRETARRMDAYAGEVQNMHPFFNFDSPARAHDLDLEDTNKYALPGNITAGIQHGSWTVPVPPADEKPNVLHVTSNRKAKRKELKYSNEDIKAVEDWVKRHVETTWHCLGTCSMAPREGNSIVKHGVLDERLNVHGVKGLKVADLSICPDNVGCNTYSTALLIGEKAAVLVAEDLGYSGEALQMKVPDYHAPGESRLSSRL, encoded by the exons ATGTCCCCCCTACCGGAGGAGTTCGACATCATT TTGGCGAACCTCGACCATAACCTCAAGGTGCTTCTCATTGAGGCTGGCGAGAGCAATCTCAACAATTCTTGGATATTCCGACCCGGTATCTTTCCTCGGAATATGAAATTGGACTCGAAGACTGCAACATTCTATGAGTCCAAGCCATCGAAGTGGCTCGGTGGTAGAGGGGCAATTGTACCCGCAGCTCATGTGCTCGGCGGAGGGTCTTCCATCAACTTCATG ATGTACACTCGAGCTTCCGCGTCAGACTATGATGACTTTCAAGCCAAAGGGTGGACGACCAAGGAACTGCTTCCTCTCATGAAGAAGCACGAAACATACCAGCGTGCATCTCATAATCGGGATATCCACGGCTCTGAAGGCCCCATCAAGGTGTCTTTTGGAAACTA TACGTATCCCATCAAGGATGACTTTCTCAGGGCAGCTGAATCCCAAGGAATTCCTGTAGTGGACGACTTACAAGATCTGAAAACTGCCCACGGTGCTGAACAGTGGTTGAAGTGGATCAATCGTGAT ACTGGCCGCCGGAGTGACAGTGCTCATGCCTATGTCCACGCCACTCGGGCCGTTCACTCAAACTTATACCTGGCTTGTAACACCAAGGTCGATAAGGTAATCATCGAGAATGGTCGAGCGGTCGCTGTACGGACTGT TCCAACGAAGCCTATGGGCAAC GATCGCGGAGTACGCGTTTTCCGAGCTCGCAGGCAGATCGTCGTCTCAAGTGGAACAATGTCCTCTCCTTTGATCCTCCAGCGCTCTGGCATTG GGAGCCCCGAAAAGCTGCGGCAGGCCGGAGTCAAACCAATTGTCGATCTTCCTGGCGTCGGTCTGAACTTTCAGGATCATTACTTGACTTTCAGTGTATATCGAGCAAAGCCGGGCACGGAGACGTTCGATGACTTTGCCCGTGGTGACCCTGAGGTGCAAAAGC GTGTCTTCGACGAGTGGAACATCAAAGGCACTGGACCACTGGCAACGAACGGTGTCGAGGCTGGCGTGAAGATTCGGCCAACTGAAAAAGAGCTGAAGGAGTTTGAGAAGTGGCCAACTCCGCATTTCAAGTCGGGCTGGGAGACATACTTCAAGAGCAAGCCGGATAAGCCCGTAATGCATTACTCGTTGATTGCCGGCTGGTTCGGAGACCATATGCTCAT GCCTCCTGGCAACTTCTTTACCATGTTTCACTTCCTGGAATATCCCTTCTCACGCGGTTCGACACACATCAGGTCGGCTGACCCGTACGAAGTACCGGACTTTGATGCTGGGTTTATGAATGACGAGCGCGATATGGTCCCGATGGTATGGCGCTATATCAAGTCGCGTGAAACCGCTCGCAGGATGGATGCATATGCTGGTGAAGTGCAGAATATGCATCCTTTCTTCAACTTCGACTCTCCGGCACGCGCGCACGACCTCGATTTGGAGGACACTAACAAGTATGCTCTGCCTGGAAACATCACTGCTGGTATCCAACACGGCAGCTGGACGGTGCCAGTGCCACCGGCGGATGAGAAGCCCAACGTGCTACATGTGACGAGCAACCGCAaggcgaagaggaaggagctgAAGTATTCCAACGAGGACATCAAAGCCGTCGAGGATTGGGTGAAGCGTCATGTCGAGACGACATGGCATTGCCTGGGC ACGTGTTCCATGGCCCCTCGAGAAGGCAATAGCATTGTCAAGCACGGTGTCTTGGATGAGCGCCTTAACGTTCATGGCGTCAAGGGCTTGAAGGTGGCGGACCTTAGTATCTGCCCCGACAATGTCGGCTGCAACAC TTATTCGACCGCTCTGCTCATCGGCGAGAAGGCGGCTGTCCTTGTGGCAGAAGACTTGGGGTACTCGGGCGAAGCCCTCCAAATGAAGGTTCCCGATTATCACGCGCCGGGCGAGAGCAGACTTAGCTCAAGACTTTGA
- a CDS encoding arsenical-resistance protein yields the protein MHQAAPTSQTTIMTTKTVIPDASSMAEIGSSSESPTIPAKDAQPQDVEKQPSRETVNDRQKKVSAFKSLGLLDRLLAVWIFLAMTVGVLLGNFVDNVGPALQKGTFVGVSIPIAIGLLVMMYPILCKVRYESLHELFSHRTIWKQIGFSILVNWIVAPFLMLALSWAFLPDKEELRVGLILVGLGRCIAMVLIWTSLAGGDNEYCAILVAMNSILQMVLFAPLAVFFIRVISGESGVRDVSYEVVATSVGVFLGMPLGAAILSRFTIRWLAGPVWFEKVFLRFAGPWSLIGLLYTILVLFASQGHAVVHQIVSVLRVAAPLFVYFILIFSVTLYVTYRMGMGYALAATQSFTAASNNFELAIAVAVATFGANSDQALAATVGPLIEVPVLIGLVYAVRWAGNRWAWKN from the exons ATGCATCAAGCAGCACCAACGTCACAAACGACAATCATGACCACGAAAACCGTGATCCCAGATGCGAGCAGCATGGCCGAGATAGGTTCTAGTAGTGAAAGTCCTACTATACCCGCGAAAGATGCCCAACCCCAAGACGTCGAGAAGCAGCCATCAAGAGAGACAGTCAACGATAGGCAAAAGAAGGTTTCGGCATTCAAATcccttggccttctcgaTCGGCTTTTGGCCGTGTGGATTTTCCTGGCAATGACCGTCGGCGTCCTGCTAGGAAATTTTGTCGACAATGTCGGCCCGGCACTGCAGAAGGGGACATTTGTTGGTGTATCCATCCCGATTGCCATTGGACTCCTGGTGATGATGTATCCTATCCTCTGCAAAGTGCGGTACGAGTCTCTGCACGAGCTTTTCTCCCACCGCACCATCTGGAAGCAGATTGGGTTTAGCATCCTTGTCAACTGGATCGTTGCGCCTTTCCTGATG CTCGCATTATCATGGGCATTTCTACCTGACAAGGAAGAACTGCGTGTCggcctcatcctcgtcggcCTTGGCAGGTGCATTGCCATGGTGCTCATCTGGACCAGCCTCGCCGGTGGCGATAACGAATACTGCGCCATCTTGGTTGCCATGAACTCCATCCTCCAAATGGTTCTCTTTGCTCCGCTGGCTGTCTTTTTTATTCGCGTCATTAGCGGCGAATCTGGCGTGCGGGACGTCTCGTACGAGGTCGTCGCCACAAGCGTCGGAGTTTTTCTCGGCATGCCTCTCGGTGCCGCCATCCTTAGCCGTTTTACCATCCGCTGGCTCGCTGGTCCCGTATGGTTCGAGAAGGTCTTCCTGCGCTTCGCGGGCCCTTGGTCTTTGATCGGTCTGCTGTACACTATCCTGGTACTCTTTGCCAGCCAAGGCCACGCTGTGGTCCATCAGATTGTGTCGGTGCTGCGCGTGGCCGCGCCGCTGTTCGTGTATTTCATACTTATCTTCAGCGTGACGTTGTACGTGACGTACCGCATGGGCATGGGCTACGCACTCGCTGCGACGCAGAGCTTCACAGCTGCGAGTAACAACTTCGAGCTCGccatcgccgtcgccgtggCAACGTTCGGAGCTAACAGCGATCAGGCGCTGGCGGCAACCGTCGGGCCGTTGATTGAGGTGCCGGTTTTGATCGGTTTGGTCTATGCCGTGCGGTGGGCTGGCAACCGGTGGGCGTGGAAGAACTGA